Proteins from one Thermobifida alba genomic window:
- a CDS encoding metal-dependent transcriptional regulator gives MATVANRPSTSVEDYVKVIYDLQERGSGPVTISRVAERLAISNSSVSGMLRKLGELGLVDHQRYGDVRLTPTGDKVALAVLRRHRLIELYLVEALGYSWDEVHDEAEVLEHVVSDRFVERIAEHLGHPTVDPHGDPIPTSDGRILTRETRLLARLEPGSGGVIVRVNDSDPALLRYLASQQISIGMRVELVERQPFGGPLVVRLDSENGQDERSIGVGVAEALWIAADH, from the coding sequence ATGGCGACTGTTGCGAATCGGCCGTCGACGTCGGTCGAGGACTATGTCAAGGTCATCTACGACCTGCAGGAGCGCGGAAGCGGCCCGGTCACCATCTCCCGGGTCGCCGAACGGCTGGCGATCTCCAACTCCTCGGTCTCGGGCATGCTGCGCAAACTCGGTGAGCTGGGACTGGTCGACCACCAGCGCTACGGCGACGTGCGCCTGACCCCCACCGGGGACAAGGTCGCCCTGGCCGTGCTGCGCCGCCACCGGCTGATCGAACTGTACCTGGTCGAGGCGCTCGGATACTCCTGGGACGAGGTCCACGACGAGGCCGAGGTCCTCGAACACGTCGTCTCCGACCGCTTCGTGGAGCGCATCGCCGAACACCTGGGACACCCCACCGTCGACCCGCACGGCGACCCCATCCCCACCAGCGACGGCCGCATCCTCACCCGCGAGACCCGCCTGCTGGCCCGGCTGGAACCCGGCAGCGGAGGCGTCATCGTGCGCGTCAACGACTCCGACCCCGCCCTGCTGCGCTACCTGGCCAGCCAGCAGATCAGCATCGGCATGCGCGTCGAACTCGTGGAACGCCAGCCCTTCGGCGGCCCCCTCGTGGTGCGCCTGGACAGCGAGAACGGGCAGGACGAGCGCTCCATCGGCGTCGGCGTGGCCGAGGCCCTGTGGATCGCCGCCGACCACTGA